The following coding sequences lie in one Streptomyces sp. NBC_00510 genomic window:
- a CDS encoding helix-turn-helix domain-containing protein — protein sequence MHIQVALAHAQRDELLRQRWRRLNDARPWHVHSLRVPRQYTTGHYRCWVDSSEIGDIAVSEQYGDAVEGVIGMKRATERRTVVHIMHSGGLSLTEAGRTVQVPPGTMCVRDAQVPREFSYRPGTRARVLLLPSETLTGTGLDQLPTLTVISQKAPEARLLLGQLHLIRRMRGELSPAGVHAAQQSVVQLLAGALMSRGVSADPAFRPSLRTAARNCVEARLLDPHLSPAEVARTLSVSVRTLHRAFAEVDESLMAYVRRRRLERAREELVALGGRYTVSAVAARWHFADVSHFSRAFKRQFGETPSSLVH from the coding sequence ATGCACATCCAGGTTGCACTGGCTCACGCGCAGCGCGACGAGTTGCTGAGACAGCGGTGGCGGAGACTGAACGACGCTCGTCCTTGGCACGTGCACTCGTTGCGAGTTCCGCGGCAGTACACGACAGGCCATTACCGGTGCTGGGTGGACTCCTCCGAGATCGGGGACATTGCCGTCAGCGAGCAATACGGCGACGCGGTGGAAGGCGTCATAGGCATGAAGCGGGCCACGGAGCGACGCACGGTGGTTCACATCATGCACAGTGGCGGGCTGAGCCTCACCGAAGCAGGTCGTACCGTTCAGGTCCCACCGGGCACGATGTGCGTACGGGATGCACAGGTGCCGCGGGAGTTCTCCTATCGCCCCGGCACACGGGCGCGGGTACTGCTGCTGCCCTCCGAAACACTGACCGGCACCGGACTCGACCAGCTGCCGACGCTCACGGTCATCTCCCAGAAAGCTCCCGAGGCGCGGCTGCTGCTGGGACAGCTTCATCTGATCCGCAGGATGCGGGGTGAATTGAGTCCGGCAGGCGTCCACGCCGCTCAGCAATCCGTCGTGCAGTTGCTGGCAGGCGCGCTCATGTCCCGGGGGGTGTCCGCCGACCCTGCCTTCCGCCCTTCGCTGCGCACGGCTGCCCGCAACTGCGTGGAAGCCCGGCTCCTGGACCCTCACCTGTCTCCGGCCGAGGTGGCAAGGACCCTGTCGGTCTCGGTTCGCACATTGCACCGAGCTTTCGCCGAAGTCGATGAGTCCCTGATGGCATACGTCCGGCGGCGCCGTTTGGAGCGAGCGCGCGAAGAACTCGTCGCACTGGGCGGGAGGTACACCGTATCCGCCGTAGCGGCTCGATGGCACTTCGCCGATGTAAGCCACTTCAGCCGGGCCTTCAAGCGGCAGTTCGGCGAGACACCGAGCTCGCTCGTTCACTGA
- a CDS encoding PQQ-binding-like beta-propeller repeat protein, with product MAGLMASLPANAVAATAAPSATVAAPVASTASASDWPYAGGDLGDTHNAAAERTIGTDNVANLKTKWTFTTGDSVSATPTVVDGYVYAPDWAGNLYKVQATTGQKIWSHQISEYTGIAGDISRLSPAYWNGEIVTGSGEQRSDSTDGAFLFGIDALTGTRLWKTQIDADPAAIVTSSPVIADGVVYVGVSSKAEKFAPPYTFRGSVVALDAVTGKKLWKTYVVPEGYTGGAVWGSNPVVDEKTGLVYVGTGNNYTVPPGVCTSPDETDCDPGAADNYQDSIVAFDMHTGEIVWGTKTLTADTWTVGQRFGDDFDFGAGPNLFTTTVDGKTTDLLGIGQKSGVYWTLDPATGKIVWATAVGPGGNLGGLQWGSAADGKRIYVANTNTNHLPVTLTSATGQKSTTTGGFWAALDPATGNILWETATPGSASPMSFVSSANGIVYGGSTNPTGNNMYALDAATGAVKWGFPSGGAVLGGASIVDGSVYWGSGYHTQNLGPFFPTKGDNNKLYAFSLPQTLPQTVYVSPTAVPSAADTSCSTPAFSSINAAVKAVAGGGRVVVCNGTFHEDIAVSKPLALEARSNVTIDATDLINGIEISAPDVTVTGFTVKNAVGEGILVNSVKNATIANTIVTGNNTGTGPNTVANSYAPCRPTQDKPGDCGGGIHLLGSSNATVLASTVSGNSSGIVISDETGPASGSTFSGNSVHGNALGSGFTLVSRNGAAAPGGVRAPSAGGVFGNSITSNNVFDNGLEAGGGGITIASAVAGGAVYGNTVQTNVVTGNGWAAVAVHGGASGLDLGGNVVSNNQIGTNNVVGDTYTGTTHDLQTTGLLVSTVEPMSIQITGNTISNNVLGIWTHGPVTAANAAGANNFSNVTTPVSAH from the coding sequence ATGGCCGGACTCATGGCGTCCCTGCCCGCCAACGCCGTGGCGGCGACGGCCGCACCGTCCGCGACCGTCGCGGCCCCGGTCGCGTCGACGGCATCCGCGTCCGACTGGCCGTACGCGGGTGGCGACCTCGGCGACACGCACAACGCGGCCGCCGAGCGCACCATCGGCACGGACAACGTGGCCAACCTGAAGACGAAGTGGACCTTCACCACAGGAGACAGCGTTTCGGCCACGCCGACCGTGGTGGACGGCTACGTGTACGCGCCGGACTGGGCAGGCAACCTGTACAAGGTGCAGGCGACGACCGGTCAGAAGATCTGGAGCCACCAGATCAGCGAGTACACCGGGATCGCCGGCGACATCTCGCGGCTCAGCCCCGCGTACTGGAACGGCGAGATCGTCACCGGGTCGGGCGAGCAGCGCAGCGACAGCACGGACGGCGCGTTCCTCTTCGGGATCGACGCCCTGACCGGCACCAGGCTCTGGAAGACCCAGATCGATGCCGACCCGGCCGCCATCGTGACGTCGTCGCCCGTCATCGCCGACGGTGTCGTGTACGTCGGCGTGTCGTCCAAGGCCGAGAAGTTCGCCCCGCCGTACACGTTCCGCGGCAGCGTTGTCGCCCTGGACGCCGTCACCGGCAAGAAGCTGTGGAAGACCTACGTCGTTCCCGAGGGCTACACCGGCGGCGCTGTGTGGGGCAGCAACCCGGTGGTCGACGAGAAGACGGGGCTGGTGTACGTCGGAACGGGGAACAACTACACAGTGCCGCCCGGCGTATGCACCTCGCCCGACGAGACCGACTGCGATCCCGGGGCGGCCGACAACTACCAGGACTCCATCGTCGCCTTCGACATGCACACCGGCGAGATCGTCTGGGGCACCAAGACCCTGACCGCCGACACCTGGACCGTCGGCCAGCGGTTCGGTGACGACTTCGACTTCGGCGCTGGTCCCAACCTCTTCACCACCACCGTCGACGGCAAGACCACCGACCTGCTCGGTATCGGCCAGAAGAGCGGCGTCTACTGGACGCTCGACCCGGCCACCGGAAAGATCGTCTGGGCCACGGCGGTCGGCCCCGGCGGCAACCTCGGTGGCCTGCAGTGGGGCTCGGCGGCCGACGGCAAGCGCATCTACGTCGCCAACACCAACACCAACCACCTGCCCGTGACGCTCACGTCCGCGACCGGGCAGAAGTCGACCACCACGGGCGGATTCTGGGCGGCCCTCGACCCGGCCACCGGGAACATCCTGTGGGAGACCGCGACGCCCGGCTCGGCGTCCCCCATGTCCTTCGTGTCCAGCGCGAACGGCATCGTCTACGGCGGATCCACGAACCCCACCGGCAACAACATGTACGCCCTGGACGCCGCGACCGGCGCCGTCAAGTGGGGCTTCCCCAGCGGGGGCGCGGTCCTCGGCGGCGCGTCGATCGTGGACGGCTCGGTGTACTGGGGCTCCGGGTACCACACCCAGAACCTGGGCCCGTTCTTCCCGACCAAGGGTGACAACAACAAGCTCTACGCGTTCTCCCTTCCGCAGACCCTTCCGCAGACCGTCTACGTCTCGCCGACCGCCGTTCCCTCCGCGGCCGACACCAGTTGCAGCACTCCCGCCTTCAGCTCGATCAACGCGGCTGTCAAGGCAGTGGCCGGCGGTGGTCGAGTCGTCGTCTGCAACGGCACGTTCCACGAGGACATCGCGGTGTCCAAGCCGCTGGCTCTCGAAGCCCGTTCGAACGTCACCATCGACGCTACCGACCTCATCAACGGCATCGAGATCAGCGCGCCCGACGTCACGGTGACCGGGTTCACGGTGAAGAACGCCGTCGGCGAGGGCATCCTGGTCAACAGCGTAAAGAACGCGACCATCGCGAACACCATCGTCACGGGCAACAACACCGGTACGGGCCCGAACACCGTCGCCAACTCATACGCTCCGTGCCGGCCGACGCAGGACAAGCCCGGTGACTGCGGCGGAGGCATCCACCTGCTCGGCAGTTCCAACGCCACCGTGCTGGCAAGCACCGTCAGCGGCAACAGCTCCGGGATCGTCATCAGCGACGAGACAGGTCCCGCCTCGGGCAGCACCTTCAGCGGGAACTCTGTACACGGCAACGCCCTGGGCTCCGGCTTCACCCTGGTCTCCCGCAACGGGGCGGCGGCTCCTGGAGGCGTGCGCGCCCCCAGTGCCGGTGGCGTCTTCGGCAACAGCATCACCAGCAACAACGTGTTCGACAACGGACTTGAGGCGGGCGGCGGCGGGATCACTATCGCGTCGGCCGTGGCCGGCGGCGCGGTCTACGGCAACACCGTGCAGACCAACGTCGTGACCGGCAACGGCTGGGCGGCTGTGGCTGTGCACGGTGGCGCGTCCGGCCTGGACCTGGGCGGCAACGTCGTCAGCAACAACCAGATCGGCACCAACAACGTCGTGGGGGACACCTACACGGGCACCACGCACGATCTGCAGACGACGGGCCTGCTTGTGAGCACCGTGGAGCCGATGTCCATCCAGATCACCGGAAATACGATCTCCAACAACGTCCTCGGCATCTGGACGCACGGCCCGGTCACGGCGGCCAACGCCGCCGGAGCCAACAACTTCAGCAACGTCACCACCCCGGTGTCCGCTCACTAG
- a CDS encoding GNAT family N-acetyltransferase: MSLPTPSLHTARLRLRAFEDADANDLFALHSSAYVLRYWDAPPWSERVRAEKFISACRQMEQDGSGARLAVDRVSDGAFIGWCSLNRWNPDYRSASLGYCFDDAAWGHGYATEAARTLLRWAFDTLDLNRVQAETDTRNVASARVLEKLGFVREGTLREDCVVNGEVSDSWVYGLIRREWRPSSEPVPAVRAYRGLLGHG; the protein is encoded by the coding sequence ATGTCGCTGCCCACCCCCTCATTGCACACCGCTCGCCTTCGACTGCGTGCCTTCGAAGACGCGGATGCGAACGACCTCTTCGCACTGCACAGCAGCGCCTACGTGCTGCGTTACTGGGACGCGCCACCGTGGAGCGAACGCGTGCGCGCCGAGAAGTTCATCTCGGCTTGCCGGCAGATGGAACAGGATGGCAGCGGGGCGCGGCTGGCCGTAGATCGTGTCTCCGACGGGGCGTTCATCGGCTGGTGCAGCCTAAACAGGTGGAATCCGGACTACCGCAGCGCGTCGCTTGGCTATTGCTTCGACGATGCAGCGTGGGGCCACGGCTACGCGACCGAGGCCGCGCGCACTTTGCTGCGGTGGGCATTCGACACGCTGGACCTAAATCGCGTCCAAGCTGAGACCGATACGCGCAACGTGGCATCTGCCCGCGTGCTCGAGAAGCTCGGCTTCGTGCGGGAAGGTACGTTGCGGGAAGACTGCGTCGTCAACGGCGAGGTCTCTGACTCGTGGGTCTACGGCCTGATCAGGCGGGAGTGGCGGCCGTCGTCTGAGCCGGTTCCCGCCGTCCGGGCATATAGAGGACTTCTTGGCCATGGTTAA